The stretch of DNA ACTGCGGAAGCAACCTTATCTATAAATATTTAGGTATCTTTCGCGATTCGGTAGATCTTGGTGCAGGACCTTCGGAGGTATCACAGATCGTAAGCGGATCGATGCTTGAACAAACACTCCTAAGGCAGAAACGTGAGATGCTCGCCACGGGCTTTATTGTTCTGCTCATCCCCATGCATATAGCGATGATTGCCATCTTCACTTTCCTGTACAGCATCCTCATAACAATGTCACGTGCAATTACAAGTGTTATGACTACATTTTCCGATACTGCTTCCGCCCTGAGTTCGTCCACATCCTCTCTGGGAGGATCGATGGTCAGTTCTATAAACATCTTTACTAATTTTCCCGAAGATAAAATGCAGACTTTCCTGATAATTAGTATAATGATTATCACCATATCAAACATTCTTGCAGGAAAAATCGTCAAAGGAGGTCACCGATCAATGCTGTACTTTTTCGGAAGCATTTTAATTGGTCTGACGGGAATAATATATATAATAACTCCGGTAGTGGTAGCGGCTTTGTTTTCAATTCCAGGATTTGAGGCGATATAATGGTTTCTATGAACGACTCCACAAGAAGACTGATAATGATGCTGACCATAATTTTTGCAGGGACAGCAGTAACATTTCTTGAATTAAGCCCAATTCTCGTATTCCTGATATCCATTATAATCGGGGTAGTGATGCTCTTCGGGCTTAATATCTTATCATTTGAGGAACTGAAAGAGGATATTTTATCATTCAGAGAAAGACTCAATCAACCCATATCCCTTAAAAAATCCAAAGCCGATAAAAAAACCGGAGATTTGAAAACTACTCCTAATGAAAAGAAGGAAACTGATTCAAAAAGCAATAAAGATAAGAAAAAAAGAGAGATTCCTTTCTCCGGCCTTATTGAAAAACTGCCATTTAAAAAAGAGAAGAAGGAAAAATCCCAAGGAACCCCGGAGAAACCATCGCTATTCTCAGGACTGTTTTCCAAAATAAAATCAAAAGACGGCAAGGATGATAAAACCAAGAAAATTGATGAACTGCTTGATAAAACAATAAACGAACCGATAGTCGGGCCTGGTAAAACAGAAGATTCTGCCGTAGCGGCGGCTGAAGTAGGTGAGGAGGATTTTTCAGATTTCGACGATCTGGATCTGGGACTTGAAGATGAAGATTCGGATTTCGATTTTGAAAGCGCCGGAGAGATCGAAGAACCTAAAGGCAACGGTGCTTCGGCTGCTGCAGGCATGGAAGAGGAGATCCCTGATTCGGCAATCGCTGAAATCCTTGCCAAGGAAGGTATAGAATTTGATCTCGAATCAGATGAAGAATTCCCTGAACTCTCCGGGGATGAAGATAGCGCAGAACCGGGTCAGGAAAGCAGCAGGAAGGGACTGAGCGATCTCGACGAACTTGACAGTGATGTTTCAGGACTTGATCTTGAAGACGAAGAGCTGGATGAATTTGATCAGATTGATCTCGACGAAATAGAGCCCGAAGAGGAGCTGGATCTTGAAGAGGAAGAAGATGACTCGATAGAGATCGGTGATTCCGAGGAAGAAACTCAGGAAGTAGTAGTCGCTCCCCCGGAAGAATCGGACGATCTCTTTGCAGCACCACCCAAGGAATGGTCGCAAACCAAACAGGGTACGGGTTCTGAAGAAATACCTGTCGACGAACCATTATCACTCTCCTTTGGCAGCGGAGGTGGCGGACTGGATGATGATGATCTCTTCGCAATGCTCAAGGCCGATACGAAAAAAGCGGTTGTCGTCCAGGAACTCAGTCTTGTCAGGGATTTAAAGGATACTAATGTAAATAGCACAGAACTGGTAGATGAACTGCAATCTGTATTATATGGTCTGGGAGTAAAGGTTGAAAAGATTGATGGTGAAGGAAATGCAAAACCTGAACATATAAATGAAGATGAATCCGGGGTTTGAATAATGACAGAGACTACTTTGAAACAGGTCCCTGTAAAGATAGAATATGGCGGGAAATGGATCTCTACAAAAATCGGAGTGAACGAAGAAAAAATATTATTCCCTGAGCCTATATCTGCAGAAATAAAAATTAAGACGATAGACGACCTTGAAGAAAAAAAGAATATTATTACGATAAGTACGAAAAAAGGAGAATCCTACAAGATTGCATCCATTCCAAAAGTGCTCCAGATATTAAAAAAGACAATAATCATGGGATGTTCGGCATACAGGCTCATGGCATATTTTATGTCGCCTGCGATAAGAGGCGGTGTCATGGTAAGCAATGCCTCTTGGGAGAAAGGTGCAATTGCGGTTTTAAAAACAGGGATCTGGTTTGTGAGCAAGAACAAGCAGATCTGCATACCTCTTGATGAAGTAACAGGAATTGAACTGACAAAAAGAGAAGTGCAGGGCAAAGACAATGATGTTGTGCAGATAGTAAATATTGAAAACGAAGAAGTTGTTACGAGTTTCGTTCTCTGCCCCCTTACAACTCTCCAGATCCTGTTCAACTACCTGAAAGATGCCACGAAAGGTACCGAGGTAAGTGCAGGCGATGTGGATGATGTTTCTGCTCAGGTTGCAATGCTTGTATATTCAGGTATGGACTCCCATGCAATTGAAAAGATGGTGAATATTTCTCATAAGGAGATTGAGAAGATATACGACAAACTCATCAAGCAGGGCCTTGTGGAAGTCGTTATGACAAGGCGTGAGGTCAAACTTACTACAAAGGGTGTAAGATTTGTAAATGAGGCAGTAAAGACATAAATGTTTGCTTCAATCTCTTTTTTTGAAATATTTTTCCGATATAACCATGCATTTTTCGATAGTCTTAATAGCGGTTGTAGAAGAACTTATATTGATTCATAATGGGAAGGATTTTAGTTGTAGATGATACCATGTTCATGAGAACACTATTGAAAAATATCCTCTTTTCAGGCTCTCATGATATCGTCGGTGAAGCTGAGAATGGAGAAGAGGCTGTTGAAAAATACAAGAGCCTTAAACCTGATCTCGTCACGATGGACGTTGTAATGCCGAAGATGAACGGCATCGAAGCTTTAAAAGCAATAATGGCTGAAGATCCTTCGGCCAAAGTAGTTATGTGCACCGCCGTGGGACAGGAACAGATGGTCAAACTTGCAATAAAATCCGGGGCAAAGGGCTATATCGTAAAACCTTTCCAGGCTCCAAAGGTATTGGAAGAAGTGAACAACGTATTGAATTCATAAAAGCAATGACCGTTGTATGATAAGAGTTCTTGTTATAGATGATTCCGTATTTATGCGGACGGTCCTTACAGACCTGCTGGGCAGAGACCCTTCGATCGATGTAGTAGGTACGGCAGAGGATGGCAGAGATGCACTCAAAAAAATAGAGGGGCTGTCTCCGGACGTAATCACACTAGATATCCAGATGCCGAACATGAACGGGATAGAAGTTTTGGAAGTACTCCAGTCCTTCGAAAATCCTCCGAAAATCCTTATGCTTTCGACCCTCACATCAAGAGATGCAGAACTGACCAAGAAAGGTCTGGATCTTGGTGCGGACGATTTTATGCTCAAACCGAAGAATCTCGGTAAAATCCGTGGAATCGAACAGGAACTCATATCTAAAATCAAGCATCTGATAACAATCCCTTCCATAACGGAAAAACCAAGGATTATCCAAAGGCCTGCAGAAAACCTTGTCATGATAGGATCTTCAGCAGGCGGTCCCCCGATGCTTGACTCGGTTGTATCTTCTTTAAAAGAAGATCTCAATGCGGCGGTCGTGATAACCCAGCATATGCCCGCCGGCTTCACAGCATCACTTGCCGAAAGACTGAACAGGATTTCACCGCTTAAAGTCAAAGAGACGGAGAATGCCGAACTGCTTCAAATCGGATGCATATATGTTTCAAAAGGTGGTTTTCACACAATTATCTCAGCAAACCCCTTATCAAACGGAAAGATGGGCGGAAAAATCACCCATTCGAAAGCTCCTCCTGTCCATGCGGTCAGACCTGCTGTTGACAAAACATTCGCCTCAGGGGCTAAAGTATTCGGAAAAAAGACCATGGGAGTAATATTAAGCGGCATGGGAAGCGACGGAGGAGAAGGGATGGAATATATAAAAAATGCCGGCGGGCGAACGATAGTCGTTAAAGAGGAGGACTGCCTTGTCTACGGCATGGCAAGGTCTGCACTCGAAAGAAACAGCGTTGACAAAGTATTGTCACTTAAATCAATTCCCAGGGATATTTCGAAATATATAGCGTCAATAGAGTGATTACATGACAGACGAGGACTCTTACAGAAAATTATTTGTTGCGGAATCATTGGAGAACCATGAGACCATAGTTAATAATATTCTGGTTTTGGAAGAGGGTTCAGACGACACAGCTATCGATGAGATCTTCCGTGCCGCCCATACCCTGAAAGGAATGTCGGCATCGATGGGATATATGCAGATGGAACGTCTCTGCCACAAAATGGAGGATGTATTCCACTGTATAAGAAGCGGGGAACTGGATATCTCCCCGGAACTGACTGATATACTCCTTGCCTGTACAGATCGCATAGAAGAGATGATCGACGATATCGAAGGCGGCGGAGACAGTTCATCAATAAATGAAGACGATCTCGTTGAAAAATTAAAGGAGTATGAAACTCAGGGGCAGCAGGAGGATACATCCATCCCGGCGGTCGATGAAATCTCCATCATAACTGAATGCGAAGATGGAGAAGAAGGGATGGAAGAAGAAACCTTGTCTGAAAATCCTGTAATACCAAAGATTCAAAGATATAAACTTACACTTGAGATCGATAAAGAATGCAATATGAAGGATGTCAGGGCCCTGATAGTCATCCAGAATCTTGAAGAGCTCGGACATATCATATCAAGCGAGCCTTCAGCCGAGGAGATCGACAACGGATCAATAGGAGAAGACCTCGAGATAATTATAGAAAGCGATTCAGGGGAAGAGGCTCTTATTAGCGCATCGCAGATTACCGATATAAAGAATGTTGAAATATTGCCGGTGGGAGAGGATGTCTCTGAAAAGATCCCTGAATATAAACTGAAAATATTCATAGAGCCGGAATGCAACATGAAGGATGTCAGGGCAATGATTGTCCTGCAGAACCTTGAAAAACTGGGACAGATAATTCATACAATCCCCTCAATAGATGAGATCGATTCAGGCGAAATTGATGATGCATTTGAAGTTATTATCTCCAGCGAATCTCCGGAATCACAGATTTTGACCAGTTCCAGGGGAACGGAGATCAAAGAAGTCAGGATCGAGCCGTATATACAGGATACCCAGGCCAGGAAAGAGACCCAACCAGAAGAATCTGCAAAAGAAACAGACACCAAAGGTAAAATTCAGACTGAAGACACGAGCTATGCAAAGGATAGCGCCTCCAAATCGGATGAGCCTGCAAAAAAAGACGATACGGATTCCAAGAACCGGGAAAAATCCAGGGACAACAACAAAAAGAAAGAGGTCAAAAACCTCAGGGTTGATATCTCACGCCTGGACCAGATGATGAACCTTGTCGAGGATCTCGTCATCAATGGCGGCCGCCTGAAACAGATTGCAAAAGAGCACCAGATAAAAGATATGGACGAGGCGCTGAACATGGTCAGCAGATCGATCTCCGATCTGCAGAACCTGATGATGTACATCAGGATGATCCCGCTCAACCATATCTTCAACCGTTTCCCAAGAGTCGTAAGGGATGTGGCTCATCATGATAAGAAGGAGGTCGAATTTATAATGACCGGAGGGGAGACTGAACTGGACAGGAGTGTCATCGACGGTCTGGGAGATCCACTCCTTCACCTGATAAGAAACGGTGTTAATCATGGTATCGAAACCCCGGATGTCAGAATCGCGGCAGGAAAGGATCCGAAAGGCACGCTCACACTGTCTGCCTATCGCGACCAGGGGAATGTGATTATCGAACTCTCAGATGACGGAAAGGGCATCAGCAGGGAAAAAGTCCTTAAAAAAGCTATAGAAAAAGGATTTATAACCGGAGAAGAGGCTGACAACCTTCCTGATGAAGAGGTCCCAAAATTCCTGTTCCTCCCCGGATTTTCCACTGCGGAAGAGATAACCGATATCAGTGGAAGGGGGGTTGGCCTGGACGTTGTAAAGAGTACGATCGAATCTCTGAAAGGCTCAATAAAAGTCAAATCTGTTGAAGGACAGGGTTCTACCTTTACGCTAACCCTGCCTCCGACAATGGCGATTATTGAAGTGATGATGGTCAGGATCAACAATCGCAGATGCGCAATCCCGATCAATGTGGTCGTTGAAGTTGCCAAGATTAACTTAAAGGACATAAACAGGATCGGAAAAAGCGAGGCCATCCTGCTAAGAGACGAAGTACTCCAGCTTCACAGGCTTGATGAAATGTTCGGGAAAGCGCAGCCAAGCGGCATGATTGTTATTGTGCAGTACCAGGGTTCAAAATGCTGTATACCTGTTGACGTAGTCGAAGGACAGCAGGAGATCGTCGTCAAACCCGTAAGCAACATAATCGGAACATGTCCTGGAGTAGGAGGAGTAACTATACCCGGAGACGGAGATGTCATTCCTATACTTGATGTCAACACAATGATAATTTAAAACCGGAGAATTAAGATGGAATTAACCGAAGCACAACTTGACGCAATGAAAGAGCTGGGAAATATCGGTGCATCGCATGCAGCTACATCTCTGTCCACAATGCTCATGTCAGAGATCTATATGACCGTCCCTGAAGCGAAGGTCATAGATATTTCCGAGATCTCCGAACATTTCGGAGATGAGATCGCAGCCCTGGTCGTATTTGAAATTCAGGGCGAGATAAGCCCGGGAGGATATGTCATCCTGCATATTCCAAAGGATTCCGCGATTAATCTTACAAATACGATGCTTGGATCAACGGACTGCGACAGGGAGTTAAACGAGATGGACGAGAGCGCCCTTCTCGAAGTTGGAAACATTATGGTATCCCAGTTCCTCGATGCTACGGCATCGCTGTTGGGTGTTGTTATGCTGCCATCTCCTCCTGCTATTGCCATAGATATGTCTCATGCGGCCTTTGCCAGCATTGTCGCCCAGGTAGCTGTTGATATAAATGAGATAATCTTATTCAAAACCGAACTTACATCAAAAATGCATGATATTGAGAGTACTATTGTCATGCTTCCCGACGAAAATACACTAAATATAATCCTTTCACTGTTAGAAAAGATGATCTCGTAATATTTTATTAAATGGTCGAGAACACGATGGAAGAATCAAAAAAGCCTGAATTGAAGGGAATAAATATCGGAATTGGCGAACTGAAGGTAGGAGGTTTTGTAATGACTTCCATAGGCCTTGGATCGTGTATAGCTGTCGTTCTGCACGATAAAAAAAAGGCTGTAGGCGGCGTTGCTCATGTCATGCTCCCCAACAGCAATGACAAAAAAGACAGGCCGGGGAAATATGCAGATACGGCTGTTCCCGAATTACTTGGAGAGCTGATTGCCGAAGGAAGCAACAAGAGGGATATCATTGCAAAAATTGCAGGCGGATCAAGCATGTTCAGGCAGTTCAAGGGGAACCTTGATATTGGCGGAAGAAATATCGAAGCTGTTAAGGAAGCACTGAACATGAACAGAATTCCTCTGGAAGGTGAAGATACCGGAGGAAATGTCGGAAGATCAATTATGTACGATCCGGGCCAGAGTGGTGTTATTGTAATCAGAAGGGCGGATGGTACATGTATAAATATCTGATTTTGCTTTTTCTTTCAGCTTTACTGGCATTTAACCCCGTATCGGCAGAACTTGTCCAGTTCTGGCCCGATTCAAACTCCATAAGTACTGCGGATGTCAGGGATATCTGCGACGGAACAAACGAAAGAATTATTTTCGCCACGTCAAACGGGATCTCGATATATGATAATGAAGAATGGAAGATTCTTCACGCTCTTCCCACGGACAAAAGAGGATATCTTGAAGGCATACCTCTGAACGACTACGTTCTCCAGGCAGAATATGATTGCCTGAACAACCTGTGGATTGGATACAGCAATGGCATACAGATCTACAACGGTTATTCGAAACCGGTAACGATCAGGCAGGTCGATGACGTTTTAGTGGACACTGCGATCAACAAATTAAAACGCCAGGGAAGGATAATATGGATTGCAACGGGGGATTCAGGTGTTTATTATTATTTTAACGGCAGATTTGGATGGGTAAAACCCGGAGAAGAAACCGGTCTTCTCGGGAACCATATCAATGACATTGAGGTGGATTACGCAAACGATATCCTGTATATGGCATCCGCTTCAAAGGGTCAGTTTTCATATGACGGAGGTATAGAGGGGCTCGACAACATAACATTCAAACAGATAACCGATCCTCTCATTGCAAAAGATATGACGGAGATTGCTTCATATCCATACGGGGGTGTTGTATTCTTCAACAAAACCGATGCAGTTTACTATAACGAATTGTCAGGGGCAGAACATATCTTCAACGTTAAAGATCTCTCAGGCGGTACAAATAAAATATATGACCTGGCAGTTACAAATGACGGCAAATATGTAATAGGAACCAACAACGGTATCTTCTGTTGGTATAAAGGCGAGGTCTGCAGGCACCTGACAAGATTTGACGGTCTGTCTGATTATAAAGTTGATAAGATATACATCGATGATTCCGGCAGATGGTGGTTTTCAACAAAAGAGACCGTAGGTTACTACTATGAACCGAAGTTTACTGCCGTCTCTTCCATTGAGATCAATCCCGGTTCTTTCGGGCAGGATTCTACGATTATCAATAATGTTTTTTCGAGTGTCTGAAAAAAAGTCTTTATTACCCTGATTTCTTTTTCCATTGCCGTATTACTTACATACCTTACTTGGGCGACCCCGTCACCGGCGGCCAGGTCCGCCGGACTGCCCCTACCCAGGGGCCTTACCTTAAGATAGCTCTCTCACGGCACGCTCAGGGGACCGGCAAGGGTCCCCTAAGCTGTTGAATTTGTTTTTATTCCTTCCGTACACACCATGAGTTTACCGCGTCCCGCCGCTCAGGGGATTCTTGTCTATCCCCTGTGCGGCCTATCACAATTGAGAGGCCCCGAGGTCGGGGCCGATCCGCGAACCTGCTGTGCGGTTCGCGGCGAGGGGTTGTCAAAGATGTACTTTTGGATTATCTGTTTAGAGTTGTTTAATTCCCTCATAACGGCATACAAAGCTGGTGTCAAATGTTTATGAAACAAAGATTCTATTCGGAGTATCACAGACTGAAAAAAAGTTCAATATTCAATTATCGGTTTAAATAAAATTCAACTTTGAGAAAATTTCAGCAGGTTGTTTATTCCTGTATTTTGATTACCTGCATCGCGTATTTGTCAATGGATTCAAAAAATGCATTCTTAGAAGTCTTATGTCTCAGAATATCATCATCGGAGAATATATCGTTCATAAGATAATCAAGTGCAACCAGGTAGAAATGAAGGGATTTAAACCTCTTCTTTAACTGCTTGAACTGGAGTTTTGCCTCACGCTGCTCACCACGCATAACGAATATAGCAAGATCGAATAACTGAACCAGGTAATTAGGCATTCCTTTTTCCAGCGCCTTGTCACGGAATTCATTGTAAGTACTCTTGCTGTTTGAAAGCAATGACAATTTGATTCCGTAATAGAACGGCTCAAGACTGTTCGGATTCTGCTGTATCATCTGTTTTACAATGCCGGCAGCGCCGACACCGTCTCTTTTTTCCAGTTTCAGGTAGAAATTCTCCCTCAGGAAGTCCTGATCATTATAGAACTTATCAACGGCATACGCAAGGAACTGAAGCCTTTTTTCTTCATTACCATTGTTTTTGGCCTTTTCGATCCCGATTTTTACGTACCACCGCTCATTAGGGAACCACTCGAGCGCTTTCTTAGTCATCAGCCAGAATGCACGGTCCATTGATTCCGTATCTTTAATATCCAACTGTTTGAAGCGGTTTACGGAAGGTTTTACCTTGGCCATCTCAAGGAGGGTCTCTCTTGCCTGAAGTTCAAGACGACTCGGCCGATCGTCTATTTCCCCGTGAAGAGCCTTCTTCTCATTTCCGGAGAGAGCGTAATAGCAGTAAGCAATATACATGCCTATCCTGGCATCGTACTTCCAGTAATCACTGAAATAATCAATCGCTTCCCTGTACCTGCCGATATCCATCATCTTGACGCCCGAGAGAATCCTCAGAGTGGATCTGCCGGATTTTTTCTTCTTGCATCTCAGGGCGTTGGATATTATTTTTTCGATGAATTCAACGGATTTAGCCTCGGGACTCGCTTTCATAATGCGAAAAGAGATATCGTCGATGAAATTGTCATATGAGTTGTTGTCAATATCAGGAAATGCATTATCGAGTGCAGACATTACATGGCCATAAAAAACAGGGATATTGGATGATATCTTATCCGGGTTGCTGTCGATGTATAAAAAAAGATCATTCTTCAGGACATCAACCTTTTCATACCTTATGGCATCCGTTAATTTCTCCCCACGAGGCATAATCCACCCTTCTTCCAGTTACAAAGGTTAAATTTATATAAACTTAAAATTATGTTTTTGATATTTCGGCATAATAGTAATCCCCGGCCGATCTCTGCTCCCTGTCAAGATAGCTGCCGGGTTTGTTGATTCTTGGTCTGCCGGTTTTGTCTCTCCTGAAGGTTACTCCCAGTTCTTTCAGGAAATGATTCATTCCCTCTCTCATATCCATAGGGCCAAGCGCCTTTCCTGAAATTCCGGGTTCACCGTCAAATACGAAGAGCCGCTCACTGATCATATCGATGACATAAATATCGTGGTCGATCACAAGAACACCCGAACCGGACGATTCCGCATGACGTTTTATGACTCTTGACAGGACCATACGCTGCTCTACGTCGAGATGGGCGCTCGGCTCGTCAAGGATGTAAAGATCAGCCTCCTTCGAAAGACACAACGCGATTGCCACCCTTTGAAGCTCTCCGCCTGAAAGCTGGGAAACGGATGACTGGAGGATCGGCTCAAGCGAAAGGGGCTCAAGGATTTCATGCTTGTAGTAATTGCTGTCGAATTTGTTCGTTGCCTGCCTGAGCATGAATTCAACTGAATCTGTGGAATCTGTTTTGATATACTGTGGTTTGTATGAGATTTTTACCGCGGATTCCATTTTCCCTTCATCGGGCTCCTCCAACCCTGCAAGGATCTTTGCAAAAGTACTCTTGCCTATTCCGTTCGGCCCGACAAGACCGAGGACTTCCCCGCACCTTATCTCACCTCCCCGGATGGTGAGTTCGAACTTTCCATCATAATTCTTTTTGAGTGCCGGAAAAGTCATAAGAGTCTCTCTTTTCACTTCACGGTTGTGCGAATAGGTCTCGAAGTTTACCGAATAGTCACGGAACCTGACGTTCTCCTCTTGCAGGAATCCTTCGAGGTACTGGTTGATGCCGACACGCACACCCTTGGGACGCGTGAGTATTCCGAATACCGAAGGCTTACCATAGGCGATATGCACGTTTTCTGCCAGCATATCGAGGATCGCAAGGTCGTGCTCTACGA from Methanolacinia petrolearia DSM 11571 encodes:
- a CDS encoding ribosome biogenesis/translation initiation ATPase RLI; translated protein: MRIAVVHKDRCHSKKCGKECIIYCPRVRTGDETVVIGEDGKIVISEELCVGCGICVKKCPFEALDIVTLPEELEFPTHRYGQNGFALYGMAIPLEGKVTGILGPNGIGKSTAVSILSGQIIPNLGDFETDPSWDAVLKHYAGTELFDYIKMISSGSLKASIKPQYIDFIPKVFKGKVIDLLKSTDERGKLGHYVQKLKLESILDRDIGKLSGGEIQRIALAACLSRNADFYFLDEITPYLDIYQRMTAAELIQELSVEKPVLIVEHDLAILDMLAENVHIAYGKPSVFGILTRPKGVRVGINQYLEGFLQEENVRFRDYSVNFETYSHNREVKRETLMTFPALKKNYDGKFELTIRGGEIRCGEVLGLVGPNGIGKSTFAKILAGLEEPDEGKMESAVKISYKPQYIKTDSTDSVEFMLRQATNKFDSNYYKHEILEPLSLEPILQSSVSQLSGGELQRVAIALCLSKEADLYILDEPSAHLDVEQRMVLSRVIKRHAESSGSGVLVIDHDIYVIDMISERLFVFDGEPGISGKALGPMDMREGMNHFLKELGVTFRRDKTGRPRINKPGSYLDREQRSAGDYYYAEISKT
- a CDS encoding chemotaxis protein CheA, encoding MTDEDSYRKLFVAESLENHETIVNNILVLEEGSDDTAIDEIFRAAHTLKGMSASMGYMQMERLCHKMEDVFHCIRSGELDISPELTDILLACTDRIEEMIDDIEGGGDSSSINEDDLVEKLKEYETQGQQEDTSIPAVDEISIITECEDGEEGMEEETLSENPVIPKIQRYKLTLEIDKECNMKDVRALIVIQNLEELGHIISSEPSAEEIDNGSIGEDLEIIIESDSGEEALISASQITDIKNVEILPVGEDVSEKIPEYKLKIFIEPECNMKDVRAMIVLQNLEKLGQIIHTIPSIDEIDSGEIDDAFEVIISSESPESQILTSSRGTEIKEVRIEPYIQDTQARKETQPEESAKETDTKGKIQTEDTSYAKDSASKSDEPAKKDDTDSKNREKSRDNNKKKEVKNLRVDISRLDQMMNLVEDLVINGGRLKQIAKEHQIKDMDEALNMVSRSISDLQNLMMYIRMIPLNHIFNRFPRVVRDVAHHDKKEVEFIMTGGETELDRSVIDGLGDPLLHLIRNGVNHGIETPDVRIAAGKDPKGTLTLSAYRDQGNVIIELSDDGKGISREKVLKKAIEKGFITGEEADNLPDEEVPKFLFLPGFSTAEEITDISGRGVGLDVVKSTIESLKGSIKVKSVEGQGSTFTLTLPPTMAIIEVMMVRINNRRCAIPINVVVEVAKINLKDINRIGKSEAILLRDEVLQLHRLDEMFGKAQPSGMIVIVQYQGSKCCIPVDVVEGQQEIVVKPVSNIIGTCPGVGGVTIPGDGDVIPILDVNTMII
- a CDS encoding chemotaxis protein CheC, with translation MELTEAQLDAMKELGNIGASHAATSLSTMLMSEIYMTVPEAKVIDISEISEHFGDEIAALVVFEIQGEISPGGYVILHIPKDSAINLTNTMLGSTDCDRELNEMDESALLEVGNIMVSQFLDATASLLGVVMLPSPPAIAIDMSHAAFASIVAQVAVDINEIILFKTELTSKMHDIESTIVMLPDENTLNIILSLLEKMIS
- a CDS encoding chemotaxis protein CheD, which translates into the protein MEESKKPELKGINIGIGELKVGGFVMTSIGLGSCIAVVLHDKKKAVGGVAHVMLPNSNDKKDRPGKYADTAVPELLGELIAEGSNKRDIIAKIAGGSSMFRQFKGNLDIGGRNIEAVKEALNMNRIPLEGEDTGGNVGRSIMYDPGQSGVIVIRRADGTCINI
- the cheB gene encoding chemotaxis-specific protein-glutamate methyltransferase CheB; this encodes MIRVLVIDDSVFMRTVLTDLLGRDPSIDVVGTAEDGRDALKKIEGLSPDVITLDIQMPNMNGIEVLEVLQSFENPPKILMLSTLTSRDAELTKKGLDLGADDFMLKPKNLGKIRGIEQELISKIKHLITIPSITEKPRIIQRPAENLVMIGSSAGGPPMLDSVVSSLKEDLNAAVVITQHMPAGFTASLAERLNRISPLKVKETENAELLQIGCIYVSKGGFHTIISANPLSNGKMGGKITHSKAPPVHAVRPAVDKTFASGAKVFGKKTMGVILSGMGSDGGEGMEYIKNAGGRTIVVKEEDCLVYGMARSALERNSVDKVLSLKSIPRDISKYIASIE
- a CDS encoding CheF family chemotaxis protein; the encoded protein is MTETTLKQVPVKIEYGGKWISTKIGVNEEKILFPEPISAEIKIKTIDDLEEKKNIITISTKKGESYKIASIPKVLQILKKTIIMGCSAYRLMAYFMSPAIRGGVMVSNASWEKGAIAVLKTGIWFVSKNKQICIPLDEVTGIELTKREVQGKDNDVVQIVNIENEEVVTSFVLCPLTTLQILFNYLKDATKGTEVSAGDVDDVSAQVAMLVYSGMDSHAIEKMVNISHKEIEKIYDKLIKQGLVEVVMTRREVKLTTKGVRFVNEAVKT
- a CDS encoding response regulator: MGRILVVDDTMFMRTLLKNILFSGSHDIVGEAENGEEAVEKYKSLKPDLVTMDVVMPKMNGIEALKAIMAEDPSAKVVMCTAVGQEQMVKLAIKSGAKGYIVKPFQAPKVLEEVNNVLNS